From Oncorhynchus tshawytscha isolate Ot180627B unplaced genomic scaffold, Otsh_v2.0 Un_contig_10417_pilon_pilon, whole genome shotgun sequence, a single genomic window includes:
- the LOC121845020 gene encoding basic proline-rich protein-like has translation MFGSSFLSGANPLNAVSSMTSQVSSGMSSMSSEVTSMGSGVNMPSFGLFDKEEKPGEKPQGGPPGPGSKGPQQGGPRPPGPGQGPRPPGQQGPRPTGQGPLGQQGPRTPGPGQGPRPPGQQGPRPAGQGPPGQAQTPGQQGPRPPGQGPPGQQGPRPPVSGQGPPGQQGPRPPGQVPPGQQGPRPPGPGQGPPGQQGPPGPGAQSGGPAKAGGPPGPQGPGKPPGGGLCPLCKSTQLNVGSKEPPNFSNCTMCKNQVCSLCGFSPPDSEGKEWLCLNCQMQRAMGVWMTLL, from the exons ATGTTTGGCTCCAGCTTCCTGAGTGGGGCCAACCCACTTAATGCTGTCTCGTCTATGACCTCCCAGGTGTCCTCGGGAATGTCCTCAATGTCCTCCGAGGTCACCTCCATGGGCTCCGGGGTCAACATGCCCTCATTTGGCCTGTTTGACAAGGAAGAAAAGCCTGGAGAGAAGCCCCAAGGTGGGCCCCCAGGGCCAGGCAGCAAGGGCCCCCAGCAGGGGGGGCCAAGACCCCCTGGCCCCGGACAAGGGCCCAGACCCCCTGGGCAGCAAGGGCCCAGACCCACTGGTCAAGGACCCCTTGGGCAGCAAGGGCCCAGAACCCCTGGCCCCGGACAAGGGCCCAGACCCCCTGGGCAGCAAGGGCCCAGACCCGCTGGTCAAGGACCCCCTGGGCA GGCCCAGACCCCCGGGCAGCAAGGGCCCAGACCACCTGGTCAAGGACCCCCTGGCCAGCAAGGACCCAGACCCCCTGTCTCCGGACAAGGGCCCCCTGGGCAGCAAGGGCCCAGACCACCTGGTCAAGTCCCCCCTGGGCAGCAAGGACCTAGACCCCCTGGCCCCGGTCAAGGGCCCCCTGGGCAGCAAGGACCCCCTGGCCCCGGTGCACAGTCAGGCGGGCCAGCTAAAGCTGGGGGTCCCCCTGGTCCACAAGGCCCTGGTAAACCACCTGGAGGTGGGTTGTGTCCGCTGTGCAAGAGTACCCAGCTCAACGTGGGCTCCAAGGAGCCGCCCAACTTCAGCAACTGTACCATGTGTAAGAACCAGGTGTGCAGCCTATGTGGATTCAGCCCCCCAGACTCGGAG GGTAAAGAGTGGCTGTGTCTCAACTGCCAGATGCAGAGGGCTATGGGGGTATGGATGACCCTCCTATGA